The Streptomyces sp. NBC_00162 genome window below encodes:
- the aceA gene encoding isocitrate lyase gives MAEANTAAAAQQLEQRWATDPRWAGIERTYGAEDVVRLSGSVREEHTLARRGAERLWRQLHELDYVHALGALTGGQAVQQVRAGLQAIYLSGWQVAADANQAGHTYPDQSLYPVNSVPQVVRRINNALLRADQIATAEGGGTGSTDAGTDWLAPIVADAEAGFGGPLNAFELTKAMIAAGAAGIHYEDQLASEKKCGHLGGKVLVPTSQHVRTLNAARLAADIADVPTLIIARTDALAANLLTSDVDERDARFATGERTAEGFYRVENGMAPVIARGLAYAPYADLIWVETGTPDLAQAREFAEAVHARYPDQMLAYNCSPSFNWKAALDDDQIAKFQRELGAMGYRFQFITLAGFHSLNHGMFDLARGYAEHGMTAYVDLQEREFAAQEHGFTAVKHQREVGTGYFDLVSTAVNPASSTTALAGSTEEEQFH, from the coding sequence ATGGCAGAGGCGAACACGGCGGCAGCGGCCCAGCAGCTCGAGCAGCGGTGGGCGACCGACCCCCGCTGGGCGGGCATCGAGCGGACGTACGGCGCCGAGGACGTGGTCCGGCTCTCCGGCAGCGTCCGGGAGGAACACACCCTGGCCCGGCGCGGAGCCGAGCGCCTGTGGCGGCAGCTGCACGAGCTGGACTACGTCCACGCGCTCGGCGCGCTCACCGGCGGCCAGGCCGTCCAGCAGGTCCGGGCCGGACTCCAGGCGATCTACCTGTCCGGCTGGCAGGTCGCCGCCGACGCCAACCAGGCCGGGCACACCTACCCCGACCAGAGCCTGTACCCGGTCAACTCGGTGCCGCAGGTGGTGCGCAGGATCAACAACGCGCTGCTGCGCGCCGACCAGATCGCCACCGCGGAGGGCGGCGGTACGGGTTCGACGGACGCGGGGACCGACTGGCTGGCGCCGATCGTCGCCGACGCCGAGGCCGGTTTCGGCGGCCCGCTCAACGCCTTCGAGCTGACCAAGGCGATGATCGCGGCGGGCGCGGCCGGCATCCACTACGAGGACCAGCTCGCCTCCGAGAAGAAGTGCGGCCACCTGGGCGGCAAGGTGCTCGTGCCCACCTCCCAGCACGTCCGCACCCTCAACGCGGCCCGGCTCGCGGCCGATATCGCCGACGTCCCGACCCTGATCATCGCCCGTACCGACGCCCTCGCCGCGAACCTGCTGACCAGCGACGTCGACGAGCGCGACGCGCGGTTCGCCACCGGCGAGCGCACCGCCGAGGGCTTCTACCGCGTCGAGAACGGCATGGCGCCGGTGATCGCCCGCGGCCTCGCCTACGCCCCGTACGCCGACCTCATCTGGGTCGAGACCGGCACCCCGGACCTGGCCCAGGCCCGCGAGTTCGCCGAAGCCGTCCACGCGCGGTACCCCGACCAGATGCTTGCCTACAACTGCTCGCCCTCCTTCAACTGGAAGGCGGCGCTGGACGACGACCAGATCGCCAAGTTCCAGCGGGAGCTGGGCGCGATGGGCTACCGCTTCCAGTTCATCACCCTGGCCGGCTTCCACTCCCTCAACCACGGCATGTTCGACCTGGCCCGCGGCTACGCGGAGCACGGCATGACCGCGTACGTGGACCTTCAGGAGCGCGAATTCGCCGCCCAGGAGCACGGGTTCACCGCCGTGAAGCACCAGCGTGAAGTCGGCACCGGCTACTTCGACCTCGTCTCCACCGCCGTCAACCCCGCCTCCTCGACCACCGCGCTCGCCGGCTCCACCGAGGAGGAGCAGTTCCACTGA